One region of Quercus lobata isolate SW786 chromosome 2, ValleyOak3.0 Primary Assembly, whole genome shotgun sequence genomic DNA includes:
- the LOC115966035 gene encoding uncharacterized protein LOC115966035, with amino-acid sequence MSSIKQSPSKKSTKHQRSNSENFQSIEADMACNDYYKRASIIMERVVAMETLENTFIPRVFKEHMDKGVEPSGNVYAKIIREFFANAFVEGDHINCWLRGREFSVTRESIQEILEVRPPSQQLYIQYDDRLDSLVPIAELLGDDLKKKALNTIPFTPKMRTLAYIMLHNLYQVKNLTTFN; translated from the coding sequence ATGTCTTCTATTAAGCAATCGCCCTCAAAGAAGTCAACAAAGCATCAACGCTCTAACTCGGAAAATTTCCAAAGCATTGAGGCAGACATGGCTTGCAACGACTACTACAAAAGGGCCTCGATCATCATGGAAAGGGTTGTAGCAATGGAGACCCTTGAAAACACCTTCATTCCAAGAGTGTTCAAAGAACACATGGACAAAGGTGTTGAACCTAGTGGGAATGTCTATGCTAAGATCATAAGGGAATTCTTTGCAAATGCCTTTGTGGAAGGGGATCACATAAATTGTTGGTTGAGGGGGAGAGAATTTTCTGTCACAAGGGAATCTATCCAAGAGATATTAGAAGTTCGTCCACCATCTCAACAACTTTATATCCAATATGATGATAGATTGGACTCTCTTGTACCCATTGCAGAACTCCTCGGTGATGATCTTAAAAAGAAGGCGCTGAACACCATTCCTTTCACCCCAAAGATGAGAACATTGGCCTACATAATGCTCCACAATCTCTACCAGGTGAAGAACTTGACCAccttcaattga